A window from candidate division WOR-3 bacterium encodes these proteins:
- a CDS encoding CRISPR-associated endonuclease Cas3'': MHGTTWRFLAHSPSNDGSRTDELVDHLQSVAERAAEFAESFEGKEEAYLAGLLHDFGKYGELFQQRLRGEAEHIDHWSAGAWLALQRYKAKGLAVALAVQGHHIGLQKASRDSGRPRHIVTPCLTLARFI; this comes from the coding sequence ATGCACGGCACAACTTGGCGATTTCTGGCGCATAGCCCAAGTAACGACGGCAGCAGAACTGACGAACTTGTTGACCACCTACAGTCAGTGGCCGAACGCGCGGCCGAGTTTGCGGAGTCATTCGAGGGAAAAGAAGAAGCTTACCTGGCCGGGCTACTGCATGACTTTGGCAAGTACGGCGAGCTGTTTCAGCAACGTCTGCGAGGGGAAGCAGAGCACATTGACCACTGGTCAGCCGGTGCTTGGCTGGCATTACAAAGATACAAGGCAAAAGGATTGGCTGTCGCGCTTGCCGTACAAGGGCATCATATCGGGCTACAGAAGGCCAGTAGAGATTCGGGCCGGCCAAGGCACATCGTGACCCCCTGCCTGACGCTTGCGCGTTTCATATGA